The Gillisia sp. Hel_I_86 genome has a segment encoding these proteins:
- a CDS encoding 4Fe-4S binding protein translates to MENNMSLTGDVSRSLSISQKLSTFLGVSGVFILMLAAFNFNFPNKTFWLYTSLAAIGIGVIWFAQATYAHKTEGIKNDHIWFKSITNRGVLGWITGLMLTGFYIVLYFYPELLGLSAEGQNTGIISLFDPLSKLLGGTPASQWFVYGTLYTIAILAFGIKFIWKYRHNKYERLRTFSVMFFQLSFAFLIPEFMQRLNSDNFSLPYYDLKSIWPLNYYNFEQYRVDSMISAGDIGLAMLIFGVLSIFVITPILTYKYGKRWYCSWVCGCGGLAETAGDPFRHLSDKRLFAWKVERWVVHSVVVFVVLMTTAVIYSYLGEDGKYWLNRTSFLIGVVVLLTAVFALVMIFKRNEFKKDAKFGAIGYMAIILSLVGFHYLSGNGQVFLFEAEKLRMFYGFLIGAIFSGVIGTGFYPIFGNRVWCRFGCPFAAILGFQQRLFSRFRITTNGGQCISCGNCSTYCEMGIDVRAYAQKGENIVRSSCVGCGICSAVCPRGVLKLENDSMNGRINANEILLGNDVDLMDLLNQK, encoded by the coding sequence ATGGAAAACAATATGTCCTTGACCGGCGATGTTTCAAGATCCCTAAGTATTTCTCAAAAGTTGTCCACTTTCTTGGGTGTTTCTGGTGTGTTTATCTTAATGCTGGCGGCCTTCAACTTTAACTTTCCAAACAAAACTTTTTGGTTGTACACATCCCTTGCGGCAATAGGAATTGGCGTGATATGGTTCGCACAAGCTACCTATGCCCATAAAACCGAGGGCATAAAAAATGACCATATTTGGTTTAAATCCATAACCAACAGAGGCGTGTTGGGCTGGATCACCGGTTTGATGCTAACAGGTTTTTATATTGTTCTCTATTTTTATCCGGAGCTGTTAGGCTTAAGTGCCGAAGGACAAAATACCGGGATTATTTCACTTTTCGATCCGTTAAGCAAGCTGTTAGGCGGGACTCCCGCCAGCCAATGGTTTGTTTATGGGACCCTTTATACTATTGCGATTCTTGCCTTCGGGATAAAATTCATTTGGAAATACCGTCATAATAAGTATGAGCGTTTGCGCACCTTTTCGGTCATGTTCTTCCAGTTGAGCTTTGCTTTTCTTATTCCAGAATTTATGCAACGCTTAAACAGTGATAATTTTTCATTGCCCTATTACGATCTCAAGAGTATTTGGCCGCTCAATTATTATAATTTCGAACAATACCGTGTGGATTCCATGATAAGTGCCGGGGATATAGGACTAGCAATGCTCATTTTTGGGGTGCTTTCCATATTCGTTATTACCCCAATCCTTACTTATAAATATGGAAAAAGGTGGTATTGTTCCTGGGTTTGTGGTTGTGGGGGCTTGGCTGAAACTGCTGGGGACCCATTCCGGCATTTAAGCGACAAAAGGCTATTTGCCTGGAAAGTGGAACGTTGGGTAGTACATAGTGTGGTGGTTTTTGTGGTGCTCATGACAACTGCTGTTATTTATTCCTATCTAGGTGAAGATGGAAAGTATTGGTTGAATAGAACCAGTTTTTTAATTGGAGTTGTAGTGCTGTTAACTGCTGTTTTTGCCTTGGTAATGATCTTTAAAAGAAATGAATTTAAGAAAGACGCAAAATTCGGGGCCATTGGATATATGGCAATTATACTTTCACTTGTTGGCTTTCACTATTTAAGCGGGAACGGACAGGTGTTTCTCTTTGAAGCAGAAAAGTTACGGATGTTTTATGGTTTTTTAATAGGTGCCATTTTTAGCGGGGTAATAGGCACCGGGTTTTATCCCATTTTTGGGAACAGGGTGTGGTGTAGGTTTGGTTGCCCATTCGCTGCGATCTTAGGTTTCCAGCAACGCTTGTTTTCAAGGTTCAGGATTACCACCAATGGTGGGCAATGTATCTCTTGTGGGAATTGTTCTACCTACTGCGAGATGGGAATAGATGTTAGGGCCTATGCTCAAAAAGGCGAAAACATCGTAAGATCCAGCTGTGTAGGCTGCGGAATCTGTTCTGCGGTTTGCCCAAGAGGAGTTTTAAAGTTGGAAAACGATTCTATGAATGGTAGAATAAACGCCAATGAAATTCTATTGGGAAACGATGTGGATCTAATGGATCTACTGAATCAGAAATAA
- a CDS encoding NAD(P)/FAD-dependent oxidoreductase, with translation MEHVVIIGNGISGITAARHIRKQSDKRITVISSESDHFFSRTALMYVYMGHMKWDHLKPYEDWFWEKNRIELKNAYVSQVQPENNQLSFSSGEKMSYDKLIIASGSSYNKFGWKGQDLDGVQGMVTKQDLELLEENTKNCKRAVIVGGGLIGSELAEMLTTRKIPVTFLVRETSFWNIVLPPGESEIINNHIKEHHIDLRLNSNLKEILSDENGRVKGVTLEENGEEIACELVGLAAGVSPNIAFLKDSGIELGRGIKVNRSLQTNYGNIYAIGDCAEQHEGIGDRRPVEAVWYTGRMMGEVVAQTICGNPMQYNPGHWFNSAKFFDIEYQTYGWVFPEPRKGEAHFHWKHQDGRKCITINYQEEGRKFVGINTFGIRMRHETFDTWLTEERSVDFVIENLKQANFDPEFYDKYETEIQQNFNKHQPVTH, from the coding sequence ATGGAGCATGTTGTCATAATAGGCAATGGAATTTCTGGAATTACCGCCGCCAGACACATTAGAAAACAATCTGACAAAAGGATCACAGTAATTTCTTCGGAAAGCGATCATTTCTTTTCCCGCACTGCCCTTATGTACGTATATATGGGCCATATGAAATGGGACCATTTAAAACCTTACGAGGATTGGTTCTGGGAGAAGAACAGGATAGAACTTAAAAACGCGTACGTTTCCCAAGTTCAACCAGAAAACAATCAGCTTAGCTTTTCTTCCGGAGAAAAAATGAGCTACGATAAATTGATCATCGCCTCTGGCTCCAGTTATAACAAATTCGGTTGGAAAGGCCAGGATCTTGATGGCGTGCAGGGAATGGTCACCAAACAGGATCTCGAATTACTGGAAGAAAACACCAAAAATTGTAAAAGGGCAGTTATTGTTGGTGGCGGACTTATAGGCTCTGAACTTGCCGAAATGCTGACCACAAGGAAAATTCCAGTTACATTCTTGGTAAGGGAAACTAGCTTCTGGAATATTGTGCTTCCTCCGGGGGAGTCAGAAATCATCAACAATCATATTAAAGAACACCATATAGACCTTAGGTTGAACTCTAATCTCAAGGAAATTCTTTCCGACGAAAATGGCAGGGTGAAGGGCGTAACTCTAGAAGAAAATGGAGAAGAGATCGCATGTGAGCTGGTAGGGCTTGCAGCTGGGGTTTCCCCTAATATTGCTTTTCTAAAAGATTCGGGAATTGAGTTGGGTAGAGGTATAAAAGTGAATAGATCGCTTCAAACAAATTACGGGAACATCTATGCCATTGGAGATTGTGCTGAACAGCATGAAGGAATAGGTGATAGAAGACCTGTGGAGGCTGTTTGGTATACCGGTAGAATGATGGGGGAGGTAGTGGCTCAAACAATCTGCGGAAACCCAATGCAATACAATCCCGGTCATTGGTTCAACAGTGCCAAGTTTTTCGACATAGAATATCAAACTTATGGCTGGGTTTTTCCAGAGCCACGTAAAGGGGAAGCACATTTTCATTGGAAGCATCAAGATGGTAGAAAATGCATCACCATAAATTATCAAGAAGAAGGCAGGAAATTTGTAGGTATCAATACCTTCGGAATTAGAATGAGACATGAAACCTTCGATACATGGCTTACCGAAGAAAGATCTGTGGATTTTGTGATAGAAAACCTAAAACAAGCCAATTTTGATCCAGAATTTTATGATAAATACGAAACTGAAATTCAGCAAAATTTCAACAAACATCAACCAGTAACTCACTAA